The Streptomyces sp. NBC_00224 genome has a window encoding:
- a CDS encoding MFS transporter has protein sequence MLSVLRNRAYRHLFAAQVIALVGTGLATVALGLLAYDMAGADAGSVLGTALAIKMVAYVLIAPAIGAIADRLPRRTLMVGADLTRAGVALFLPFVDQVWQVYVLVFLLQSASAAFTPTFQAVIPDILPEERDYTQALSMSRLAYDLESLFSPALAAALLTLITYNWLFAGTMLGFLASAALVVSAVLPKPAPAALRTGGVYTKATAGTRLFFAVPRLRALLALNLAVAAASATVTVNSVVYVRDHLGRSASQVPFALGAYGAGSMAVALLLPRILQRASDRAVMLRGALLLTAVFAGLGAITAAHSGGWRWPALLVAWAAFGAACSMVLTPTGRLIRRSVPPQERTSAFAAQFSLSHSCWLLTYPLAGWLGAAAGLQAAVVALGAIALSAGLLAVRLWPAHDPSEVAHLHTAMAPDDPHLTGATSVPGGWRHTHDYVVDDLHPAWPTAPDRAPAR, from the coding sequence ATGCTCTCCGTACTGCGCAACCGCGCCTACCGACACCTCTTCGCCGCCCAGGTCATCGCCCTCGTCGGGACCGGCCTGGCCACGGTCGCGCTCGGCCTGCTCGCCTATGACATGGCGGGCGCCGACGCCGGGTCGGTGCTGGGCACCGCGCTCGCGATCAAGATGGTGGCGTACGTCCTGATCGCCCCCGCGATCGGCGCGATAGCCGACCGGCTGCCGCGCCGCACCCTGATGGTGGGCGCGGACCTGACCCGGGCCGGTGTCGCCCTCTTCCTGCCGTTCGTCGACCAGGTCTGGCAGGTGTACGTCCTGGTCTTCCTCCTCCAGTCCGCCTCCGCCGCGTTCACCCCGACCTTCCAGGCCGTCATCCCCGACATCCTGCCCGAGGAGCGCGACTACACCCAGGCGCTCTCCATGTCCCGGCTCGCCTACGACCTGGAAAGCCTGTTCAGCCCGGCCCTCGCCGCCGCCCTGCTGACGCTGATCACGTACAACTGGCTGTTCGCGGGCACGATGCTGGGCTTCCTCGCCTCCGCCGCGCTGGTCGTCTCCGCCGTCCTGCCCAAGCCCGCCCCGGCCGCGCTGCGCACCGGCGGTGTGTACACGAAAGCCACCGCCGGGACCCGCCTCTTCTTCGCCGTCCCGCGCCTGCGCGCCCTGCTGGCCCTGAACCTCGCGGTGGCCGCCGCCAGCGCGACCGTCACCGTCAACAGCGTCGTGTACGTACGCGACCACCTCGGCCGCTCCGCGAGCCAAGTACCCTTCGCGCTCGGCGCGTACGGCGCGGGCTCCATGGCCGTGGCCCTGCTGCTGCCCCGGATCCTGCAACGGGCGTCCGACCGCGCGGTGATGCTGCGCGGCGCCCTCCTGCTCACCGCGGTCTTCGCCGGGCTCGGCGCGATCACCGCGGCCCACTCCGGCGGCTGGCGCTGGCCCGCGCTCCTGGTGGCCTGGGCGGCGTTCGGCGCCGCCTGCTCGATGGTGCTCACCCCCACCGGACGGCTCATCCGCCGCTCGGTCCCGCCGCAGGAGCGCACCTCCGCGTTCGCCGCCCAGTTCTCCCTCTCCCACAGCTGCTGGCTGCTCACCTACCCCCTGGCGGGCTGGCTCGGCGCGGCGGCCGGTCTCCAGGCCGCCGTGGTCGCCCTGGGCGCGATCGCGCTCAGCGCCGGACTCCTCGCGGTACGGCTGTGGCCCGCACACGACCCGTCCGAGGTCGCCCACCTGCACACGGCGATGGCCCCCGACGACCCGCACCTGACCGGCGCCACCAGCGTGCCGGGCGGCTGGCGGCACACCCACGACTACGTCGTCGACGACCTGCACCCCGCCTGGCCCACCGCACCGGACCGGGCACCTGCGCGCTGA
- a CDS encoding 2-oxo acid dehydrogenase subunit E2 — protein MAWYESVNGKIALDKTINGQRVVVSTVLQDVHRMGIDAIQQRVQHFRVGDPVTMPEFASMRMLHRLPRPLARLAFRLSVRPLAGRAALMGTFAVTSLGHRPVDGFHSVGGTTVTLGLGQIAERALARDGQMMVAPVMRLSLTFDHRVIDGAEAADVLTEIKYALETWQAPVAQVARMSAHAVRSPWGGASPRRQRASPTAG, from the coding sequence ATGGCATGGTACGAGTCGGTAAACGGGAAGATCGCGCTGGACAAGACCATCAACGGCCAACGGGTGGTGGTCTCGACGGTTCTGCAGGACGTGCACCGGATGGGCATCGACGCCATACAGCAGCGGGTACAGCATTTCCGGGTGGGCGACCCAGTCACTATGCCCGAGTTCGCCTCGATGCGGATGCTGCACCGCCTTCCCCGACCGCTGGCCCGGCTGGCCTTCCGACTCAGCGTGCGGCCGCTGGCGGGGCGCGCGGCACTGATGGGGACCTTCGCGGTCACCTCCTTGGGGCACCGGCCGGTGGACGGTTTCCACTCGGTCGGCGGGACCACGGTGACCCTGGGATTGGGGCAGATAGCCGAACGTGCCCTGGCCCGCGACGGCCAGATGATGGTCGCCCCGGTGATGCGGCTCAGCTTGACCTTCGACCACCGGGTCATCGACGGGGCGGAGGCGGCGGATGTACTCACGGAGATCAAGTACGCCCTGGAGACGTGGCAGGCCCCTGTGGCCCAAGTGGCCCGGATGAGCGCCCACGCTGTCCGTTCACCGTGGGGAGGGGCCTCCCCACGCAGGCAGCGAGCTTCTCCAACCGCAGGTTGA
- a CDS encoding ArsR/SmtB family transcription factor produces MPDRDPVSPAPSAHLHVPDSARLAAATGVFALLSDVTRLHLLWLLAMDEADVGSLAQQCEASRTAVSQHLAKLRLAGLVETRREGRHIVYRLTDGHLRRLVLEALSHADHRVSGQAPHD; encoded by the coding sequence ATGCCTGACCGCGACCCCGTTTCACCTGCACCAAGTGCGCATCTGCATGTCCCCGACAGTGCACGGCTGGCGGCGGCGACCGGGGTGTTCGCCCTGCTCTCCGACGTGACCCGGCTGCATCTGCTGTGGCTGCTTGCCATGGACGAGGCGGACGTGGGGTCGCTCGCCCAGCAGTGCGAGGCGTCCCGCACCGCGGTGAGCCAGCACCTGGCGAAGCTGCGGCTCGCCGGGCTGGTCGAGACCCGCCGCGAGGGGCGGCACATCGTCTACCGCCTCACCGACGGCCATCTGCGTCGCCTCGTCCTGGAAGCCCTCAGCCACGCCGACCACCGCGTCAGCGGCCAGGCTCCGCACGACTGA
- a CDS encoding CbtB-domain containing protein — protein MAQSTAVPAVAPVLEAGSPLPVRSVLPWALFVGTLMLIALYFVGAEQGATAVFSGEDVHEWVHDGRHILGFPCH, from the coding sequence ATGGCTCAGTCCACCGCTGTCCCCGCCGTCGCTCCGGTCCTCGAAGCAGGCTCCCCGCTCCCCGTGCGCTCGGTCCTTCCGTGGGCGCTGTTCGTCGGCACGCTGATGCTGATCGCCCTGTACTTCGTCGGCGCCGAACAGGGCGCCACGGCCGTCTTCTCCGGCGAGGACGTGCATGAGTGGGTGCACGACGGCCGCCACATCCTCGGCTTCCCCTGCCACTGA
- a CDS encoding CbtA family protein, translating to MHAISVRQLLVRGMLAGLLAGLIAFAFAYVVAEPSIDDAIAVEQAQSAAHAAPTGSHSGHHGGDAAVPAADEEEELVSRAVQSTFGLATGLLVYGVALGGIASLAFAFAHGRTGRFGPRATAAFTAAGVFVTVYLVPYLKYPATPPAVGNPDTIGKRTTLFFLMILLSVLVGVGCVVIGRRLAPRLGNWNASVAAGAGFAVVMAVLFAVLPDNGDAVKGAFPAAVLWEFRMASLGMQVVLWTGFGLIFGVFAERLLAPRPGTSAAAAPAV from the coding sequence ATGCATGCAATATCTGTCAGGCAGCTCCTCGTCCGCGGCATGCTCGCGGGCCTGCTGGCCGGTCTGATCGCTTTCGCGTTCGCCTACGTCGTGGCCGAGCCGTCCATTGATGACGCCATCGCGGTGGAGCAGGCCCAGTCCGCCGCGCACGCCGCACCGACCGGCAGCCACAGCGGGCACCACGGCGGCGATGCCGCGGTACCGGCGGCGGACGAGGAGGAAGAACTCGTCAGTCGCGCCGTCCAGTCCACCTTCGGCCTGGCGACCGGCCTGCTCGTCTACGGCGTCGCGCTCGGTGGGATCGCCTCGCTGGCCTTCGCCTTCGCCCACGGCCGGACCGGCCGCTTCGGTCCACGGGCCACGGCCGCGTTCACGGCAGCCGGTGTCTTCGTCACCGTGTACCTGGTGCCGTACCTGAAGTACCCGGCGACCCCGCCGGCCGTCGGCAACCCCGACACCATCGGGAAGCGGACCACGCTGTTCTTCTTGATGATCCTGCTCAGCGTCCTGGTCGGGGTGGGGTGCGTGGTCATAGGGCGGCGGCTCGCTCCCAGGCTGGGGAACTGGAACGCGAGCGTGGCGGCGGGAGCGGGCTTCGCCGTGGTCATGGCCGTTCTGTTCGCTGTGTTGCCGGACAACGGCGACGCGGTGAAGGGCGCCTTCCCGGCCGCTGTGCTCTGGGAGTTCCGGATGGCCTCTCTCGGCATGCAGGTCGTGCTGTGGACCGGATTCGGCCTGATATTCGGCGTGTTCGCCGAGCGACTGCTCGCACCGCGGCCCGGTACCTCGGCCGCCGCGGCCCCGGCCGTCTGA
- a CDS encoding DUF3068 domain-containing protein — MSRTVSRLTLVSLGLGVFLLTLAPLLAWYVTPHAKRTPINVHITTVSTGNGSYFDIGSLSVRHDQTLTITRRVLGNVAASKSSGRAVWDVSTTIDTPRTLPLADPHKSLQWTTERWVTDRRTNAPVHCCQEAPVPHQGDAYLKFPFDLRKHTYQWWDAALRGTVPLHYTGTRAVLGHKGYRYTGTVPPTRVDTRQVPGILVGLPRSPQVQAEEWYANPAIDLVVDPRTGRVLDAAISPVKTLRAPGGATDAVTLLQGDRLEFDGQTQRQQVDLAAKDNRKLLLIGTVAPLTGAGAGTLLTATSAGLVVFGLRKSPRLARRGETPESPGSGIVTPVSSRPEGTGEN; from the coding sequence ATGAGCCGCACTGTGTCACGCCTGACGCTCGTCTCACTCGGGCTCGGCGTCTTTCTGCTGACCCTCGCGCCCCTGCTCGCCTGGTACGTCACACCGCACGCGAAGCGCACCCCCATCAACGTGCACATCACGACCGTCTCCACCGGCAACGGCAGCTACTTCGACATCGGCTCGCTCTCCGTGCGCCACGACCAGACGCTCACCATCACTCGGCGGGTCCTGGGGAACGTGGCCGCCAGCAAGAGCAGCGGCCGCGCAGTATGGGACGTCTCGACGACCATCGACACCCCGCGCACCCTGCCCCTGGCCGACCCGCACAAATCGCTCCAGTGGACCACCGAACGCTGGGTCACCGACCGGCGCACCAACGCCCCGGTCCACTGCTGCCAGGAGGCCCCGGTTCCGCACCAGGGGGACGCGTACCTCAAATTCCCCTTCGACCTGCGCAAACACACCTACCAGTGGTGGGACGCCGCGCTGAGGGGGACCGTGCCGCTGCACTACACCGGCACCCGTGCAGTCCTCGGACACAAGGGCTATCGCTACACCGGAACCGTGCCGCCCACCCGGGTCGACACCCGCCAGGTCCCCGGCATCCTCGTCGGCCTGCCGCGAAGCCCGCAGGTCCAGGCCGAGGAGTGGTACGCGAACCCGGCGATCGACCTGGTGGTCGACCCACGCACCGGCCGTGTGCTCGACGCCGCGATCTCACCGGTGAAGACCCTGCGCGCTCCGGGCGGGGCGACGGACGCGGTGACCCTGCTCCAGGGCGACCGGCTGGAGTTCGACGGGCAGACCCAGCGCCAACAGGTGGACCTCGCGGCGAAGGACAACCGCAAACTGCTCCTCATCGGCACCGTCGCGCCGCTGACCGGGGCCGGAGCGGGCACCCTGCTCACAGCAACGAGCGCGGGCCTGGTGGTGTTCGGACTGCGGAAATCGCCACGGTTGGCACGAAGGGGCGAAACACCGGAGTCACCGGGATCCGGAATTGTCACCCCGGTGAGTAGCCGACCGGAAGGCACCGGCGAAAACTGA
- a CDS encoding DUF1775 domain-containing protein, with amino-acid sequence MSRSTVPSRVLRRTGFATTLAAASVLLTAVPALAHVEVESEGAQALAQNVKVSFDAESESTTAGITELRVVLPQGIAPGDVKLAEGPKDWQLTADPDGYTVKGPAIAPGKNAQYAITVRQLPDAAELAFKTLQTYSDKRVDRWIEVGANSESPAPVLKLKPAAQGAKPAAGSTPSGSPTASAPVTATASPRTTPAEASAKADKDDDGGLSAGAWTGIGVGAVVLVGAAVYFVRRRSSQQ; translated from the coding sequence ATGTCCCGTTCCACCGTGCCCTCACGCGTACTGCGCCGCACCGGCTTCGCCACCACGCTGGCCGCCGCCTCCGTCCTGCTCACCGCCGTCCCGGCGCTCGCCCATGTCGAGGTCGAGTCGGAGGGCGCCCAGGCGCTCGCCCAGAACGTGAAGGTCAGCTTCGACGCGGAGTCGGAGTCGACCACGGCCGGGATCACCGAACTGCGCGTGGTCCTGCCCCAGGGCATCGCCCCCGGCGATGTGAAGCTCGCCGAAGGGCCCAAGGACTGGCAGCTGACCGCCGACCCCGACGGCTACACCGTCAAGGGACCGGCCATCGCCCCGGGCAAGAACGCCCAGTACGCGATCACCGTGCGCCAGCTGCCGGATGCGGCGGAGCTGGCGTTCAAGACGCTCCAGACCTACAGCGACAAGCGTGTCGACCGCTGGATCGAAGTCGGCGCCAACAGCGAGTCCCCCGCCCCCGTCCTCAAGCTGAAGCCCGCCGCGCAGGGCGCGAAGCCGGCCGCCGGCTCCACGCCGAGCGGTTCCCCCACCGCCTCGGCTCCGGTCACGGCCACCGCGTCGCCGCGTACTACGCCCGCCGAGGCGTCCGCGAAGGCCGACAAGGACGATGACGGCGGCCTGTCGGCCGGTGCCTGGACGGGCATCGGTGTCGGTGCCGTCGTCCTGGTCGGGGCGGCCGTCTACTTCGTACGCCGTCGCAGCAGCCAGCAGTAA
- a CDS encoding S8 family serine peptidase: MQRARALTIAAATSVALVAGMTGPAAAIAASTTTTPQTTRIDGNQRIQLITGDRVVVGAEGQVVGFEPAKGRERIPVQVQRARGHTLVLPSDAQRLIATGKLDQRLFDVTELTNPLLRKSHRDGLKLIVQYDGGAGAVRAAVRSAGDTQLRRTFPSINADAIRTSRDDVARVWAALTDQRKNGVRATASGIGKVWLDGVRTASLDRSVRQIGADKAWEAGYDGKGVKIAVLDTGVDKTHDDLKDQVVGEKNFSASPDTADHVGHGTHVASIAAGTGAKSGGKYKGVAPGAEVISGKVLNDEGNGDDSSIIAGMEWAAAEGADVVNLSLGSPDSPGVDPMEAAVNRLSAEKGILFAVAAGNDGEAGDSTVGSPGSADAALTVGAVDKDDKPAPFSSIGPRTGDGAVKPDVTAPGVAITAAAAPGSAIDTRPGTPHPAPGYLTIDGTSMATPHVAGAAAILKQQHPGWKSTELKGALTASTKGGDYTAYQQGSGRVRVDKALAQSVIADPVSLSFGVAQWPHTDDQPLTKKISYRNLGTSDVTLDLSVSTLDPAGKPAPAGFFKLGATKVTVPAGGKAEVDLTADTRIGDADGTSSGYVTATGAGQSVRTAAAAVREAESYDLTLRTIGRDGTDAQNFSNSLIGVAGPGKGFQANIRDEPGAHKIRVPKGSYVFNAAVYQDPEDLTKGTDWIAQPKLEVTGDTTVTADARTTKPVDITVPGLSKVDFGVPYYELATDIGSVGNGWELRDYTNFRTAHMGPAVTDGSLVQTWSANFLKDATTQYAVAFGGRTSRLGTGYSKHVKASELATLKVGLGASAPGKTTLAYPHPHLPGAPETIGFSDLQTAASTRTLLLSTGDGIKWLTKFDQWGERGEWGYPTEASYQMVEAKRYEAGRKYQETFNTGVFGPLLGKGMGVFRTAPDPATGEQRIHGSLPLFADGQGHAGSSTYTSARSTLYRNGVKVGENDDPLSGQKPFKVDSTDAEYRLTASVERSAKVAEASTRVDTSFTFRSEQVAATTALPVSTVRFAAPVDLASRAPAGKPVQIPVTVQGSAAGKNLKSLTVSVSYDDGKTWQLVKVENGRISVKNPAKDKAISFLATVTDKQGNKSTLTIHNAYYGK; the protein is encoded by the coding sequence GTGCAGAGAGCACGCGCCCTCACCATCGCAGCGGCCACCTCGGTGGCCCTCGTGGCGGGCATGACCGGCCCCGCGGCGGCCATCGCCGCGTCCACGACGACCACACCGCAGACCACACGCATCGACGGCAACCAGCGGATCCAGCTCATCACGGGCGACCGCGTGGTGGTCGGCGCCGAGGGGCAGGTGGTGGGCTTCGAGCCCGCCAAGGGCCGTGAGCGCATACCCGTACAGGTGCAGAGGGCCAGGGGCCACACCCTGGTGCTGCCCAGTGACGCGCAGCGCCTGATCGCCACGGGCAAGCTGGACCAGCGGCTCTTCGATGTCACCGAGCTCACCAACCCGCTGCTGCGCAAGAGCCATCGCGACGGGCTCAAGCTGATCGTGCAGTACGACGGGGGCGCCGGTGCCGTGCGGGCCGCGGTGCGTTCGGCCGGTGACACCCAGCTGCGGCGCACGTTCCCGTCCATCAACGCCGACGCCATCCGTACGTCGCGGGACGACGTGGCCAGGGTGTGGGCGGCGCTGACCGACCAGCGGAAGAACGGCGTGCGCGCCACCGCCTCCGGCATCGGGAAGGTGTGGCTGGACGGAGTGCGCACGGCGAGCCTGGACCGGAGCGTCAGGCAGATCGGCGCCGACAAGGCGTGGGAGGCCGGGTACGACGGCAAGGGCGTCAAGATCGCCGTCCTGGACACCGGCGTCGACAAGACCCACGACGACCTGAAGGACCAGGTCGTCGGTGAGAAGAACTTCTCCGCCTCCCCCGACACCGCGGACCACGTCGGGCACGGCACCCACGTCGCCTCGATCGCCGCCGGTACCGGGGCCAAGTCCGGCGGCAAGTACAAGGGTGTCGCCCCCGGCGCCGAGGTCATCAGCGGCAAGGTGCTGAACGACGAGGGAAACGGGGACGACTCCAGCATCATCGCGGGTATGGAGTGGGCCGCCGCCGAGGGCGCGGACGTGGTCAACCTCAGCCTCGGCAGCCCCGACTCCCCCGGCGTCGACCCGATGGAGGCGGCGGTCAACAGGCTGTCCGCCGAAAAGGGGATCCTGTTCGCCGTCGCGGCGGGCAACGACGGCGAGGCCGGCGACTCGACGGTCGGCTCGCCGGGCAGCGCGGACGCCGCGCTGACCGTCGGCGCCGTCGACAAGGACGACAAGCCGGCGCCCTTCTCCAGCATCGGCCCGCGCACCGGCGACGGCGCCGTCAAGCCGGACGTGACCGCGCCCGGCGTCGCCATCACCGCGGCGGCCGCCCCCGGCAGCGCGATCGACACCCGCCCCGGGACGCCTCACCCGGCACCCGGCTACCTGACGATCGACGGCACCTCCATGGCCACCCCGCACGTGGCGGGGGCAGCGGCGATCCTGAAGCAGCAGCACCCGGGCTGGAAGTCCACCGAGCTCAAGGGCGCGCTGACCGCGTCCACCAAGGGCGGTGACTACACCGCGTACCAGCAGGGCTCGGGCCGCGTCCGGGTCGACAAGGCACTGGCCCAGAGCGTGATCGCCGACCCGGTCTCGCTGAGCTTCGGCGTCGCGCAGTGGCCGCACACCGACGACCAGCCCCTCACCAAGAAGATCAGCTACCGCAACCTCGGGACCAGCGACGTCACCCTCGACCTGTCGGTGTCCACGCTGGACCCGGCTGGCAAGCCGGCCCCGGCCGGGTTCTTCAAGCTCGGCGCCACCAAGGTCACCGTGCCCGCCGGCGGCAAGGCCGAAGTCGATCTGACCGCCGACACCAGGATCGGCGACGCCGACGGCACCTCCTCCGGGTACGTCACCGCCACCGGCGCGGGCCAGTCCGTCCGTACGGCCGCGGCGGCCGTACGCGAGGCGGAGTCCTACGACCTCACGCTCCGGACCATCGGCCGCGACGGCACCGATGCCCAGAACTTCTCCAACTCCCTGATCGGCGTCGCCGGCCCCGGCAAGGGTTTCCAGGCCAACATCAGGGACGAGCCGGGCGCGCACAAGATCCGTGTCCCCAAGGGCTCGTACGTGTTCAACGCGGCCGTCTACCAGGACCCGGAGGACCTCACCAAGGGCACCGACTGGATCGCCCAGCCCAAGCTGGAGGTCACCGGCGACACGACGGTCACCGCCGACGCGCGCACCACCAAGCCGGTGGACATCACCGTGCCCGGCCTCAGCAAGGTCGACTTCGGAGTGCCGTACTACGAGCTCGCGACCGACATCGGCTCCGTCGGCAACGGCTGGGAGCTGCGCGACTACACCAACTTCCGCACCGCCCACATGGGTCCGGCCGTGACCGACGGGTCGCTCGTGCAGACCTGGAGCGCCAACTTCCTCAAGGACGCCACCACCCAGTACGCGGTGGCCTTCGGCGGCAGGACGAGCAGGCTCGGGACCGGCTACAGCAAGCACGTGAAGGCGAGCGAGCTGGCCACGCTCAAGGTCGGCCTCGGTGCCTCGGCTCCCGGGAAGACCACGCTCGCCTACCCCCACCCGCATCTGCCGGGCGCGCCGGAGACCATCGGGTTCTCGGACCTGCAGACCGCGGCGAGCACCCGCACGCTTCTCCTCTCCACGGGCGATGGCATCAAGTGGCTGACGAAGTTCGACCAGTGGGGCGAGCGGGGCGAGTGGGGCTATCCGACCGAGGCGTCCTACCAGATGGTCGAGGCGAAGCGTTACGAGGCGGGCAGGAAGTACCAGGAGACGTTCAACACCGGCGTCTTCGGCCCGCTCCTCGGCAAGGGCATGGGCGTCTTCCGCACCGCCCCCGACCCGGCCACGGGTGAGCAGCGGATCCACGGCTCCCTGCCGCTCTTCGCCGACGGCCAGGGCCACGCGGGCTCCTCGACGTATACCTCGGCCAGGTCGACGCTGTACCGCAACGGCGTCAAGGTCGGCGAGAACGACGACCCGCTGAGCGGCCAGAAGCCCTTCAAGGTCGACTCCACCGACGCCGAGTACCGGCTGACGGCCTCCGTCGAGCGCTCGGCGAAGGTCGCCGAGGCCTCCACCCGCGTCGACACCAGCTTCACGTTCCGCTCCGAGCAGGTCGCGGCCACCACGGCGCTCCCGGTCTCCACGGTCCGCTTCGCGGCCCCCGTCGACCTCGCCTCGCGCGCTCCGGCGGGCAAGCCGGTCCAGATCCCGGTGACCGTGCAGGGCTCGGCGGCCGGCAAGAACCTCAAGTCGCTCACCGTGTCCGTCAGTTACGACGACGGGAAGACCTGGCAGCTCGTGAAGGTCGAGAACGGCAGGATCTCCGTGAAGAACCCCGCGAAGGACAAGGCCATCTCGTTCCTCGCCACGGTCACGGACAAGCAGGGCAACAAGTCGACGCTAACGATCCACAACGCGTACTACGGCAAGTGA
- a CDS encoding cation diffusion facilitator family transporter, producing the protein MDHHTHTDRTHSHARASGHGHGPTVGRWARLHHRAAHLVTPHSHEAMDKVDSAMEASAEGMRTLWRSLAILGVTTVIQAAVVALSGSVALLGDTIHNAADALTAIPLGIAFVLGRRAATRRYTYGYGRAEDLAGIAIVLTIAASSALAAYEAVARLLNPRDITHLWAVAVAAVVGFLGNEWVARYRIGTGRRIGSAALVADGLHARTDGFTSLAVLLGAGGAAIGWRAADPIVGLLITVAILLVLKDAAREVYRRLMDCVDPALVDAAERCLAEVEGVRGTGRVRMRWIGHTLHAEADIVVDPSLTVVQAHRLAVASEHALIHAVPRLATATVHVDHPPVDGGPDPHAALAHHHSGPGPAV; encoded by the coding sequence ATGGACCACCACACCCATACCGACCGAACGCACAGCCACGCCCGCGCTTCCGGCCACGGGCACGGCCCCACCGTCGGCCGCTGGGCCCGGCTGCACCACCGGGCCGCCCACCTGGTCACTCCGCACAGCCATGAGGCCATGGACAAGGTCGACTCCGCGATGGAGGCATCGGCGGAGGGCATGCGGACGCTGTGGCGCTCGCTGGCCATTCTCGGCGTAACCACCGTGATCCAGGCGGCGGTCGTCGCGCTCTCCGGATCGGTGGCCCTGCTGGGGGACACCATTCACAACGCGGCCGACGCGCTGACCGCGATCCCGCTGGGCATCGCCTTCGTGCTGGGCAGGCGGGCGGCAACCCGGCGCTACACCTATGGGTACGGCCGCGCCGAGGACCTGGCGGGCATCGCCATCGTGCTGACCATCGCGGCCTCTTCGGCACTCGCCGCCTACGAGGCCGTCGCCCGGTTGCTCAACCCCCGCGACATCACGCATCTGTGGGCCGTCGCCGTCGCCGCGGTGGTCGGTTTCCTCGGGAACGAGTGGGTGGCTCGCTACCGGATCGGCACCGGCCGGAGGATCGGATCGGCGGCTCTGGTGGCCGACGGGCTGCACGCCCGCACCGACGGCTTCACGTCGCTCGCCGTGCTGCTGGGAGCGGGCGGTGCCGCGATCGGCTGGCGGGCGGCGGACCCGATCGTCGGCCTGCTGATCACCGTGGCGATCCTGCTGGTGCTCAAGGACGCGGCCCGCGAGGTCTACCGGCGGCTGATGGACTGCGTCGACCCGGCCCTGGTCGACGCCGCCGAGCGGTGCCTGGCCGAAGTGGAGGGGGTCCGCGGCACCGGTCGGGTGCGGATGCGGTGGATCGGCCACACGCTGCACGCCGAGGCGGACATCGTGGTGGATCCGTCGCTGACCGTCGTGCAGGCACACCGCTTGGCAGTCGCCTCCGAGCACGCCCTCATCCACGCGGTTCCGCGACTTGCCACCGCGACCGTCCATGTCGACCATCCCCCCGTCGACGGCGGGCCGGACCCGCACGCCGCGCTGGCCCACCACCACAGCGGTCCGGGCCCGGCGGTCTGA